The Amycolatopsis sp. DG1A-15b genome window below encodes:
- a CDS encoding NAD(P)H-quinone dehydrogenase has product MTRIVIMGGGPAGYEAALVAAQHGADVTIVERDGLGGACVLYDCVPSKTFIASSGALAKMHDLGELGINTDMADTRIDLPTVHGRVKGLALAQSADIRARVQREGVRVIAGEARFCDEEPGLATHKVAVTTKDGTEKLPADVVLIATGATPRVLPGAVPDGERILDWRQLYELQELPEHLAVIGSGVTGAEFASAYTEMGVKVTVVSSRDRVLPHEDADAAAVLEEVFSQRGTTVAKQARADRVERTEKGVEIFLADGRVIEASHALMTVGSVPNTKDIGLDKVGISPGPGGFITVDRVSRTSVPGIYAAGDCTGVLMLASVASMQGRIAMWHALGEGVAPIKLKTVAANVFTHPEIATVGISQQAIDSGEVPARTIMLPLATNARAKMEGLRRGFVKLFCRPATGVVVGGVVVAPQASELILPIALAVQNQLTVDHLALTFSVYPSLSGSITEAGRQLMRHDDLD; this is encoded by the coding sequence GTGACCAGGATCGTGATCATGGGCGGGGGCCCGGCCGGCTACGAAGCCGCGCTGGTCGCAGCCCAGCACGGGGCCGACGTCACGATCGTCGAGCGGGACGGCCTCGGTGGCGCCTGCGTCCTCTACGACTGCGTCCCCTCGAAGACGTTCATCGCGAGCTCCGGCGCCCTGGCGAAGATGCACGACCTCGGCGAGCTCGGCATCAACACCGACATGGCCGACACCAGGATCGACCTCCCGACCGTCCACGGCCGGGTGAAGGGGCTCGCCCTCGCCCAGTCCGCCGACATCCGCGCCCGCGTCCAGCGCGAAGGCGTCCGCGTCATCGCCGGCGAGGCCCGCTTCTGCGACGAAGAGCCCGGCCTGGCGACGCACAAGGTCGCCGTCACGACGAAGGACGGCACCGAAAAGCTGCCCGCCGACGTCGTCCTCATCGCCACCGGCGCCACCCCGCGCGTCCTGCCCGGCGCCGTGCCGGACGGCGAGCGCATCCTCGACTGGCGCCAGCTCTACGAGCTCCAGGAGCTGCCGGAGCACCTGGCCGTGATCGGCTCGGGCGTCACCGGAGCCGAGTTCGCCTCCGCCTACACCGAGATGGGCGTCAAGGTCACCGTCGTCTCCAGCCGTGACCGCGTCCTCCCGCACGAAGACGCCGACGCCGCCGCGGTGCTCGAGGAGGTCTTCTCGCAGCGCGGCACGACCGTCGCGAAGCAGGCGCGCGCCGACCGCGTCGAGCGCACCGAAAAGGGCGTCGAGATCTTCCTCGCCGACGGCCGCGTGATCGAAGCCAGCCACGCGCTGATGACCGTCGGGTCGGTGCCGAACACCAAGGACATCGGCCTCGACAAGGTCGGCATCTCGCCCGGTCCCGGCGGGTTCATCACCGTCGACCGCGTTTCACGCACTTCCGTTCCCGGCATCTACGCCGCCGGCGACTGCACCGGTGTGCTGATGCTGGCCTCGGTGGCGAGCATGCAGGGCCGCATCGCGATGTGGCACGCGCTGGGCGAAGGCGTCGCGCCGATCAAGCTCAAGACCGTCGCCGCCAACGTGTTCACCCACCCGGAGATCGCCACCGTCGGCATCAGCCAGCAGGCGATCGACTCCGGCGAGGTGCCCGCGCGCACCATCATGCTGCCCCTGGCCACCAACGCGCGCGCGAAGATGGAGGGCCTCCGCCGAGGCTTCGTGAAGCTGTTCTGCCGCCCCGCCACCGGCGTGGTCGTCGGTGGCGTCGTCGTGGCGCCGCAGGCGAGCGAGCTCATCCTTCCCATCGCGCTCGCCGTTCAGAACCAGCTCACAGTGGACCACCTGGCACTGACATTTTCGGTGTACCCGTCGCTCTCGGGCTCGATCACCGAGGCCGGGCGCCAGCTCATGCGCCACGACGATCTCGACTGA
- a CDS encoding class F sortase, with translation MSTRSTGSRRGFLIALVVALVAALVVLALTLGGHRDPGTAQPPPAQPVAVDPAPRSGSQDAVAALPKVEPVSIDIPKIGAHSSLVPLGLNPDNTVEVPPVTTPLQAGWYTYAPTPGETGPAVVLGHVDGNHQKGIFFRLKELAPGDRVSIARKDGTTVVFEVTKVHQVPKKDFEGEGVYDDTAGPELRLITCGGVFDRNAHNYVDNIVVYARLVQA, from the coding sequence ATGAGCACGAGGAGCACGGGCAGCAGACGAGGCTTCCTGATCGCCCTGGTCGTGGCGTTGGTGGCCGCGCTGGTGGTCCTGGCGCTGACGCTCGGCGGGCACCGAGACCCAGGCACCGCGCAGCCACCGCCCGCCCAGCCGGTCGCGGTCGACCCGGCGCCCCGGTCAGGCAGCCAAGACGCCGTCGCGGCGCTGCCCAAGGTCGAGCCCGTCTCGATCGACATCCCGAAGATCGGCGCGCACTCGTCGCTGGTCCCGCTCGGCCTCAACCCGGACAACACCGTCGAGGTGCCGCCGGTGACCACGCCGCTGCAGGCCGGCTGGTACACCTACGCGCCGACGCCGGGCGAGACCGGCCCGGCCGTCGTACTGGGGCACGTCGACGGCAACCACCAGAAGGGCATCTTCTTCCGCCTCAAGGAGCTGGCCCCCGGCGACCGGGTCTCGATCGCCCGCAAGGACGGCACCACGGTGGTGTTCGAGGTGACGAAGGTGCACCAGGTGCCGAAGAAGGACTTCGAGGGCGAAGGCGTCTACGACGACACGGCCGGTCCCGAGCTGCGGCTGATCACCTGCGGTGGCGTCTTCGACCGGAACGCGCACAACTACGTCGACAACATCGTCGTCTACGCCCGCCTGGTCCAGGCCTGA
- a CDS encoding VOC family protein: MVFRDERWPDGTPGWVDLMVPDQAKAIAFYSSLFGWDVHRGGEETGFYGMAELRGRPVAGIGQTPPGQDIPPFWTTYLAVSDVDRTAAAITDAGGRIVMPVMEVMKEGRMAVAADPAGAVFGLWEAGNHIGTQVTAAPGTLAWNDCMSRDYAAAKPFYEEIFGYGFQDISGDDFTYAVVLIDGRPVGGLGAMPASVPPEVPSYWGAYFWVADADASAAKVAELGGTVDGKPFDSPYGRQVRVADDQGVPFMVIAPNEQSGEPEGWEV, from the coding sequence ATGGTGTTCCGGGACGAAAGATGGCCCGACGGTACGCCCGGCTGGGTGGACCTGATGGTGCCCGATCAGGCGAAGGCGATCGCCTTCTACAGCAGCCTGTTCGGCTGGGACGTGCACCGGGGCGGTGAGGAGACCGGCTTCTACGGCATGGCGGAGCTGCGGGGACGCCCGGTCGCCGGCATCGGCCAGACCCCGCCCGGCCAGGACATCCCGCCGTTCTGGACGACCTACCTGGCGGTGTCCGATGTGGACCGGACGGCCGCGGCCATCACCGACGCCGGCGGGCGGATCGTCATGCCGGTGATGGAGGTGATGAAGGAGGGCCGGATGGCCGTCGCGGCCGATCCGGCGGGCGCGGTCTTCGGGCTCTGGGAGGCCGGCAACCACATCGGCACGCAGGTCACGGCGGCGCCGGGCACGCTGGCCTGGAACGACTGCATGAGCCGGGACTACGCGGCGGCGAAGCCGTTCTACGAAGAGATCTTCGGCTACGGCTTCCAGGACATCTCCGGCGACGACTTCACGTACGCGGTGGTGCTCATCGACGGGCGCCCGGTCGGCGGCCTCGGCGCGATGCCCGCATCGGTGCCACCGGAGGTGCCGTCGTACTGGGGGGCGTACTTCTGGGTGGCGGACGCCGACGCGAGCGCGGCCAAGGTGGCCGAGCTCGGCGGCACGGTCGACGGGAAACCGTTCGACTCGCCGTACGGGCGGCAGGTGCGGGTCGCCGACGACCAGGGCGTGCCGTTCATGGTCATCGCCCCGAACGAGCAGTCGGGCGAGCCGGAGGGCTGGGAGGTGTGA
- the glpK gene encoding glycerol kinase GlpK, whose amino-acid sequence MTSYIAAIDQGTTSTRCMIFNHEGRVVSVDQREHEQIFPRAGWVEHNAEEIWENTRRVAAGALAKADLTAKDIAAVGITNQRETALVWDKTTGRPVYNAIVWQDTRTDKIVTELGNLGGGQERYRDKVGLPLATYFSGPKIKWILDNVEGAREKAEAGDLIFGNMDTWVLWNMTGGTDGGVHVTDPTNASRTMLMDLDTLQWDADIAGEMGIPLSMLPEIRSSSEEYGKVREKGALAGVPIAGILGDQQAATFGQACLSPGEAKNTYGTGNFMLLNTGTEKVMSQNGLLTTVCYKIGSNDTIYALEGSIAVTGSLVQWLRDNLGMITTAAEIEDHARSVEDNGGAYFVPAFSGLFAPYWRSDARGAIVGLTRFVNKGHLARAVLEATAFQSREVIDAMNADSGVPLKSLKVDGGMVVNELLMQFQADILGVPVIRPVVNETTALGAAYAAGLAVGFWKSEDDIRTNWAQDKQWDPSMDDARREREYRNWKKAVTKTFDWVSEED is encoded by the coding sequence ATGACTTCGTACATAGCCGCGATCGACCAGGGCACCACCTCCACCCGGTGCATGATCTTCAACCACGAGGGCCGCGTCGTCTCGGTCGACCAGCGCGAGCACGAGCAGATCTTCCCGCGCGCCGGCTGGGTCGAGCACAACGCGGAAGAGATCTGGGAGAACACCCGCCGGGTCGCCGCGGGCGCGCTGGCCAAGGCCGACCTCACCGCCAAGGACATCGCCGCCGTCGGCATCACCAACCAGCGCGAAACCGCACTCGTCTGGGACAAGACGACCGGCCGGCCGGTGTACAACGCGATCGTCTGGCAGGACACCCGCACCGACAAGATCGTCACCGAGCTCGGCAACCTCGGCGGCGGCCAGGAGCGCTACCGCGACAAGGTCGGCCTCCCGCTCGCGACCTACTTCTCCGGTCCCAAGATCAAGTGGATCCTGGACAACGTCGAGGGCGCGCGCGAGAAGGCCGAGGCCGGTGACCTGATCTTCGGCAACATGGACACCTGGGTGCTGTGGAACATGACCGGCGGGACGGACGGCGGCGTGCACGTCACCGACCCGACCAACGCCTCCCGCACCATGCTGATGGATCTCGACACCCTGCAGTGGGACGCCGACATCGCCGGCGAGATGGGCATCCCCCTTTCGATGCTGCCGGAGATCCGCTCCTCGTCCGAGGAGTACGGCAAGGTCCGCGAGAAGGGCGCGCTGGCCGGCGTCCCGATCGCGGGCATCCTGGGCGACCAGCAGGCCGCGACGTTCGGCCAGGCCTGCCTCTCGCCCGGCGAGGCCAAGAACACCTACGGCACCGGCAACTTCATGCTGCTCAACACCGGCACCGAAAAGGTGATGTCGCAAAACGGGCTGCTCACCACGGTCTGCTACAAGATCGGCTCGAACGACACGATCTACGCGCTGGAAGGCTCCATCGCCGTCACCGGTTCGCTGGTGCAGTGGCTGCGCGACAACCTCGGCATGATCACGACCGCGGCCGAGATCGAGGACCACGCGCGCAGCGTCGAGGACAACGGCGGCGCGTACTTCGTCCCGGCGTTCTCGGGCCTGTTCGCTCCTTACTGGCGCTCCGACGCTCGTGGCGCGATCGTCGGGCTCACCCGGTTCGTCAACAAGGGCCACCTGGCCCGCGCGGTGCTGGAGGCGACCGCCTTCCAGTCGCGCGAGGTCATCGACGCGATGAACGCCGACTCCGGAGTCCCGCTGAAGTCGCTCAAGGTCGACGGCGGCATGGTCGTCAACGAGCTGCTGATGCAGTTCCAGGCCGACATCCTCGGCGTGCCGGTGATCCGCCCGGTGGTCAACGAGACCACCGCGCTGGGTGCCGCGTACGCCGCCGGTCTCGCCGTCGGGTTCTGGAAGTCCGAGGACGACATCCGCACCAACTGGGCCCAGGACAAGCAGTGGGATCCGTCGATGGACGACGCCCGCCGCGAGCGCGAGTACCGCAACTGGAAGAAGGCCGTCACCAAGACCTTCGACTGGGTCTCCGAAGAGGACTGA
- a CDS encoding MIP/aquaporin family protein — protein MSAGAIIVWELLGTATLILLGNGVVANHVLRKNNGHNAGFLFINLGWAFAVFTGASIAAPSGAHLNPAVTLGLAIADKTPWADVPFYIIGQMAGAIIGAVLCWATYKLQFDDHPEPENTLGIFSTGPQIPNTAWNLVTEIIGTFVLVVWILLSPTYAMGDGGTPTFGNSALGYAGVSFVVLVIGASLGGPTGYAINPARDLGPRIAYAFLLPIRNKANANWGYSWIPVVGPLAGGALAALVYLAVHNLT, from the coding sequence GTGAGTGCTGGAGCAATAATCGTCTGGGAACTACTGGGAACGGCGACGCTGATCCTGCTCGGCAACGGCGTGGTGGCCAACCACGTGCTGCGCAAGAACAACGGTCACAACGCGGGATTCCTGTTCATCAACCTCGGCTGGGCGTTCGCGGTCTTCACCGGCGCCAGCATCGCCGCGCCGAGCGGCGCGCACCTGAACCCGGCGGTGACCCTCGGGCTCGCCATCGCCGACAAGACGCCGTGGGCCGACGTGCCCTTCTACATCATCGGGCAGATGGCCGGCGCCATCATCGGCGCGGTGCTCTGCTGGGCCACCTACAAGCTGCAGTTCGACGACCACCCCGAGCCCGAGAACACCCTCGGCATCTTCTCCACCGGACCGCAGATCCCGAACACCGCGTGGAACCTCGTCACCGAGATCATCGGCACCTTCGTCCTGGTCGTGTGGATCCTGCTCAGCCCCACCTACGCCATGGGCGACGGCGGCACGCCGACCTTCGGCAACTCCGCGCTGGGCTACGCGGGCGTCTCGTTCGTGGTGCTCGTGATCGGCGCTTCGCTCGGCGGGCCGACCGGCTACGCCATCAACCCGGCCCGTGACCTCGGCCCGCGCATCGCGTACGCCTTCCTGCTGCCGATCCGGAACAAGGCGAACGCCAACTGGGGCTACTCGTGGATCCCCGTCGTCGGCCCGCTGGCCGGCGGCGCCCTCGCCGCGCTCGTCTACCTCGCCGTCCACAACCTGACCTGA